From Erinaceus europaeus chromosome 9, mEriEur2.1, whole genome shotgun sequence, one genomic window encodes:
- the F11R gene encoding junctional adhesion molecule A isoform X1, translated as MARADVWHPLAGRRSRGRVAPGCGFLALGRAGLYTSQPNVQIPENKPVTLSCSYSGYSSPRVEWKFAHGDTTSLVCYSNKITASYADRVIFSPSGITFKSVTRKDSGVYTCMVSDADGNNYEEINIHLTVLVPPSKPTISIPSSATIGSRTVLTCSEPDGSPSSTYTWFKDGVKMPEDPKTSRAFSNSSYNLNPKTGELVFEPLSASDSGQYSCTASNGYGPDTKSEAVNMEAAELNVGGIVAAVLVTLILLGLLIFGAWFAYHRGYFDRKSPGPGSKKVIYSQPSARSEGEFKQTSSFLV; from the exons GTTTCCTGGCATTGGGCAGGGCTGGCCTTTACACTTCCCAGCCGAATGTCCAGATTCCGGAGAACAAAC CTGTCACCTTGTCCTGCTCCTACTCGGGCTACTCCTCCCCACGCGTGGAGTGGAAGTTTGCCCATGGCGACACTACCAGCCTTGTCTGCTACAGCAACAAGATCACAG CTTCCTATGCAGACAGGGTCATCTTCTCCCCTTCGGGCATCACCTTCAAGTCCGTGACCCGGAAGGACTCAGGGGTGTACACCTGCATGGTGTCAGATGCTGATGGCAACAACTATGAGGAGATTAACATTCACCTGACCGTGCTTG tgcCCCCCTCCAAGCCCACCATCAGCATCCCATCCTCGGCCACCATTGGGAGCCGCACGGTACTCACTTGCTCAGAGCCAGATGGATCTCCAAGCTCCACGTACACCTGGTTCAAAGATGGGGTAAAGATGCCCGAGGACCCCAAGACCAGCCGTGCTTTCAGCAACTCTTCGTACAATCTGAACCCCAAGACAGGCGAGTTG gtctttGAGCCCCTGTCAGCCTCTGATTCGGGACAGTACTCCTGCACGGCCTCCAATGGCTATGGGCCAGACACTAAGTCAGAGGCCGTGAACATGGAGGCTG CGGAGCTGAATGTGGGGGGTATTGTGGCTGCCGTGCTGGTCACCCTCATCCTCCTAGGGCTGCTCATATTTGGTGCCTGGTTCGCCTATCACCGGGGATACTTTGACCGTAAGTCTCCTGG GCCTGGAAGTAAAAAGGTCATCTACAGCCAGCCCTCGGCCCGCAGTGAG GGAGAATTCAAGCAAACCTCCTCCTTCCTGGTGTGA
- the F11R gene encoding junctional adhesion molecule A isoform X2 — protein sequence MGSKVEAGRRLLLVLLILGFLALGRAGLYTSQPNVQIPENKPVTLSCSYSGYSSPRVEWKFAHGDTTSLVCYSNKITASYADRVIFSPSGITFKSVTRKDSGVYTCMVSDADGNNYEEINIHLTVLVPPSKPTISIPSSATIGSRTVLTCSEPDGSPSSTYTWFKDGVKMPEDPKTSRAFSNSSYNLNPKTGELVFEPLSASDSGQYSCTASNGYGPDTKSEAVNMEAAELNVGGIVAAVLVTLILLGLLIFGAWFAYHRGYFDRKSPGPGSKKVIYSQPSARSEGEFKQTSSFLV from the exons GTTTCCTGGCATTGGGCAGGGCTGGCCTTTACACTTCCCAGCCGAATGTCCAGATTCCGGAGAACAAAC CTGTCACCTTGTCCTGCTCCTACTCGGGCTACTCCTCCCCACGCGTGGAGTGGAAGTTTGCCCATGGCGACACTACCAGCCTTGTCTGCTACAGCAACAAGATCACAG CTTCCTATGCAGACAGGGTCATCTTCTCCCCTTCGGGCATCACCTTCAAGTCCGTGACCCGGAAGGACTCAGGGGTGTACACCTGCATGGTGTCAGATGCTGATGGCAACAACTATGAGGAGATTAACATTCACCTGACCGTGCTTG tgcCCCCCTCCAAGCCCACCATCAGCATCCCATCCTCGGCCACCATTGGGAGCCGCACGGTACTCACTTGCTCAGAGCCAGATGGATCTCCAAGCTCCACGTACACCTGGTTCAAAGATGGGGTAAAGATGCCCGAGGACCCCAAGACCAGCCGTGCTTTCAGCAACTCTTCGTACAATCTGAACCCCAAGACAGGCGAGTTG gtctttGAGCCCCTGTCAGCCTCTGATTCGGGACAGTACTCCTGCACGGCCTCCAATGGCTATGGGCCAGACACTAAGTCAGAGGCCGTGAACATGGAGGCTG CGGAGCTGAATGTGGGGGGTATTGTGGCTGCCGTGCTGGTCACCCTCATCCTCCTAGGGCTGCTCATATTTGGTGCCTGGTTCGCCTATCACCGGGGATACTTTGACCGTAAGTCTCCTGG GCCTGGAAGTAAAAAGGTCATCTACAGCCAGCCCTCGGCCCGCAGTGAG GGAGAATTCAAGCAAACCTCCTCCTTCCTGGTGTGA